A genome region from Candidatus Spechtbacterales bacterium includes the following:
- the rplU gene encoding 50S ribosomal protein L21, which produces MSDKFVIIKTGGKQYKVSEGSKLKFEKLPEKEGKDIEFKEVLLYADGRGVDVGTPNLSGVSVTGRVVEHGKGDKVIVFKKKKRKRYSKKKGHRQPYTEVEITEIHKGGSQKTENSKPAYAEASAGRQETVKKPETKKVAPKKKATAKK; this is translated from the coding sequence ATGAGTGATAAATTTGTAATTATAAAGACAGGGGGGAAACAGTATAAAGTTTCCGAAGGCAGTAAGCTTAAATTTGAAAAGCTTCCCGAAAAAGAGGGCAAGGATATTGAGTTTAAAGAAGTTTTGCTTTATGCCGATGGAAGGGGAGTAGATGTTGGTACTCCAAACTTATCCGGTGTCAGTGTTACCGGCCGTGTTGTAGAACATGGAAAAGGGGATAAAGTAATAGTTTTTAAGAAAAAGAAAAGAAAGCGCTACAGTAAAAAGAAGGGTCACCGCCAGCCGTATACAGAAGTAGAAATAACAGAAATACATAAAGGAGGTAGTCAGAAAACAGAAAACAGTAAACCTGCCTACGCCGAGGCTTCGGCAGGCAGGCAGGAAACAGTTAAAAAACCAGAAACCAAAAAAGTGGCACCCAAAAAGAAGGCAACAGCCAAGAAATAA
- the cysS gene encoding cysteine--tRNA ligase: MQIYDTLSRQKKELDYPKDKVLQIFVCGPTVYDYSHIGHARTYVAFDMFVKYLRYKGYKVKYLQNITDIDDKIINRAAENKEEPKKLAKRFEKEYHTDMEALGVTSIDEYQRATDHVPEIISQIERLLEKGVAYEIEGDGIYYDILKFAGYGKLSRRTALAAEDATSRIDESIKKHNKGDFALWKFSSQKTDEPTWPSPWGNGRPGWHIEDTAITEKHLGEQYDIHGGARDLIFPHHEAEIAQMEAISGKEPLVNYWMHPGFLTINGEKMSKSLNNFTTIKDTLKKYSPQTLRLFFTTKHYRSPIDYTPEGLDEAKSNEERLEEFWLNLKNIEINKDETSDTEEIVIIMSNFWDYLDDDFNTPKAFGELFRLVSFVYKQETLSAEGKEIVLEFLKTINNIFNMVDEQKMENAIKIPPDIIDLADKREKAREDKKWEKADELREKIEEAGYTVKDTEDGPQIKKK; the protein is encoded by the coding sequence ATGCAAATATACGACACATTGAGCAGGCAAAAAAAAGAGCTGGACTATCCTAAAGATAAAGTCCTTCAAATTTTTGTATGCGGACCTACGGTTTATGACTACTCGCACATAGGCCATGCAAGGACTTACGTGGCTTTTGATATGTTCGTAAAATATCTTAGGTACAAAGGATATAAGGTTAAATACCTGCAAAACATAACAGACATTGACGACAAAATAATAAATCGCGCCGCGGAAAACAAAGAAGAACCCAAAAAACTTGCTAAACGATTTGAAAAAGAGTACCACACAGACATGGAGGCCTTAGGTGTTACAAGTATAGATGAATATCAGCGCGCAACCGACCATGTTCCCGAAATTATCTCCCAGATAGAACGTCTTTTAGAAAAAGGGGTAGCTTACGAAATTGAAGGTGACGGTATATATTACGACATTTTAAAATTCGCAGGTTACGGAAAGCTTTCAAGACGTACCGCTCTTGCAGCTGAAGATGCCACAAGCCGCATTGACGAAAGTATAAAAAAACACAACAAGGGAGATTTTGCCCTTTGGAAGTTCTCTTCCCAAAAAACAGATGAGCCTACATGGCCAAGCCCGTGGGGAAACGGACGTCCCGGTTGGCATATTGAAGATACCGCAATAACCGAAAAACACTTAGGCGAGCAGTATGACATTCACGGAGGCGCCCGAGACCTTATATTCCCTCACCACGAAGCAGAGATTGCTCAAATGGAAGCAATAAGCGGCAAAGAACCTCTTGTTAACTACTGGATGCACCCGGGGTTTCTTACAATAAACGGAGAAAAAATGTCAAAATCTCTAAATAACTTTACAACAATAAAAGATACTCTAAAAAAATATTCGCCCCAAACTCTTCGTCTTTTTTTTACAACTAAACATTATCGCTCCCCTATTGATTACACCCCTGAAGGATTAGATGAGGCAAAATCCAACGAAGAACGCCTTGAGGAATTTTGGCTGAACCTAAAAAATATTGAAATCAATAAAGACGAGACATCTGATACAGAAGAGATTGTTATAATAATGAGTAATTTCTGGGATTATCTGGATGATGACTTTAACACACCCAAGGCTTTTGGAGAGCTGTTTCGGCTTGTTAGCTTTGTTTACAAACAAGAAACTTTAAGCGCGGAGGGTAAAGAAATAGTTTTGGAATTTCTCAAAACTATAAACAACATCTTTAATATGGTGGATGAGCAAAAGATGGAAAATGCCATAAAGATACCGCCCGATATTATAGACCTCGCGGACAAAAGAGAAAAAGCGCGGGAAGACAAAAAATGGGAAAAGGCAGACGAACTAAGAGAAAAAATAGAAGAGGCGGGCTACACCGTAAAAGACACAGAAGACGGACCGCAAATTAAAAAGAAATAA
- a CDS encoding glycosyltransferase family 39 protein — protein MGYFKGEISMEKTKKFSASILIATLLLGTMGLLMMVESSKTSTIVDESPHIVAGYAYVAKRDYRLNPEHPPLIKMAAGLPLAFQDVNFIEGRQSWVEDINGQWSGGSEFLHWQGNDPRQIMFWSRLGPTIITLLIGVLIFIWARQLYGSTAGLFALTLFVFSPTFLAHGPLVTTDAGAAFAFIFASYFFFKYLYNQNRKNLIWAGVAFGIAQLMKFSLILIVPFFTVAVIMWVVFKDRQGKVWSLQTLNRVMLYFGKLMLIGIIGLIVVYPVYAYTVSNYPVERQVADTIWTLNSHPWNTNPDSAAQGVGPSGIPAVVVTMAENPVLRPYAQFFLGHLMVFQRVAGGNTVYYLGDVAESAWLSYFPVVFFLKEPTALFILLSIATSAVFIAFFRQINTTTKNLPGVKEKLKKIIDVKSEWISKYFLETSFLFFIFFYWFVSIIGNLNIGVRHVLPTFPFIYIVLAGILHRWLHPGINLKGLPLLEQIKSVFSTIMKQWTKGGVIAILLLWYILSSLSAFPHMLAYFNELVGGPANGHKYVVDSNLDWGQDMYGLQEYVEKNNIEKIKVDYFGGSSPEYFLGNKYERFNPFDPGEREGWIAVSGTLMMNGRGIPTKGFQGSTTHYRWIEEYEPVEIIGHSIFIYYIPGE, from the coding sequence ATGGGTTACTTTAAAGGAGAAATATCTATGGAAAAAACTAAAAAATTTTCCGCTTCAATACTAATAGCCACCCTGCTTTTGGGAACAATGGGGCTATTAATGATGGTGGAAAGCAGTAAAACATCCACTATTGTGGATGAATCGCCACACATTGTAGCAGGATACGCGTATGTTGCAAAAAGGGATTATAGACTAAATCCCGAACACCCCCCGCTTATTAAAATGGCGGCGGGTCTACCACTCGCGTTTCAAGATGTTAATTTTATAGAGGGGCGGCAGTCCTGGGTCGAGGACATTAACGGACAATGGTCGGGAGGAAGTGAATTTCTGCACTGGCAAGGAAATGACCCGCGCCAAATAATGTTTTGGAGCAGGCTTGGGCCAACTATTATTACCCTTCTTATAGGCGTGCTTATTTTCATATGGGCAAGGCAGTTATACGGAAGCACTGCAGGTCTTTTTGCCCTAACTCTTTTTGTTTTCTCTCCGACATTTTTAGCGCACGGCCCTCTTGTAACTACGGACGCCGGAGCTGCTTTCGCTTTTATTTTTGCTTCATATTTCTTCTTTAAATATTTATATAACCAAAATAGGAAGAATCTCATCTGGGCAGGTGTGGCATTTGGAATTGCCCAGCTAATGAAGTTCTCACTTATTTTAATTGTTCCCTTTTTCACAGTAGCGGTAATAATGTGGGTTGTTTTCAAAGACAGGCAAGGCAAAGTTTGGTCCCTGCAAACCCTTAACAGAGTAATGCTTTATTTTGGAAAACTTATGCTTATAGGCATAATTGGACTTATTGTTGTGTATCCTGTATACGCGTACACAGTATCAAATTACCCCGTAGAGCGGCAGGTTGCAGACACGATATGGACACTTAACAGCCATCCATGGAACACGAATCCTGATTCAGCAGCACAAGGAGTAGGACCCAGCGGAATTCCCGCAGTTGTTGTAACCATGGCTGAAAACCCTGTGTTGCGCCCTTACGCGCAATTCTTCCTCGGACACCTTATGGTGTTCCAGCGTGTTGCGGGAGGAAACACCGTTTACTATCTGGGTGATGTCGCCGAAAGCGCGTGGCTAAGCTACTTTCCTGTTGTCTTCTTCCTTAAAGAGCCTACCGCTCTCTTTATACTGCTAAGCATAGCAACATCTGCTGTATTTATTGCATTCTTTAGACAGATAAACACAACCACAAAAAATCTACCAGGAGTAAAGGAAAAGCTCAAAAAAATTATAGACGTAAAGAGCGAATGGATAAGCAAATACTTTCTTGAAACTTCTTTCCTTTTCTTTATATTCTTTTACTGGTTTGTAAGTATTATAGGAAATCTAAATATTGGTGTGCGCCATGTTCTGCCAACATTTCCCTTCATATACATAGTTTTAGCCGGAATTTTACACAGATGGCTGCACCCCGGAATAAACCTAAAAGGGCTTCCACTGCTTGAGCAAATAAAATCTGTGTTTTCAACCATAATGAAGCAATGGACAAAGGGAGGAGTCATAGCTATTCTTTTACTCTGGTACATACTGAGTTCTCTTTCGGCATTTCCACACATGCTTGCTTACTTCAACGAACTTGTTGGCGGACCTGCAAATGGGCACAAGTACGTTGTAGATTCAAACCTGGACTGGGGGCAGGATATGTACGGGTTGCAGGAATATGTAGAAAAAAACAATATTGAAAAGATAAAAGTTGATTATTTTGGCGGATCCAGCCCTGAGTATTTCCTGGGAAACAAGTATGAAAGATTTAACCCATTTGACCCGGGAGAACGCGAAGGATGGATTGCGGTTTCAGGAACACTAATGATGAATGGGCGAGGAATACCCACTAAGGGATTCCAGGGAAGCACAACACACTACAGATGGATAGAAGAGTATGAACCGGTAGAGATTATAGGACACTCAATATTTATCTATTACATACCTGGGGAATAG
- a CDS encoding DNA repair exonuclease, which translates to MKFLHTSDIHLGAKFEILGEKANEQREQLRQTFSDIVNLAISEKVNLFLVAGDLFDSNHPSQKNIDFVKGEFARLNTAGIRVCLIPGNHDFKLGDKKDLGKHFSGLEKEGVFLFTDSEGTKTYFEDINTEVYAKANTTNKSAESPMVKTDNQRQAEKIIMAHGGVVGQAKSPDWPISSKEIEESGADYVALGDWHSLREESKGGVTAYYSGSPEMLSISQSGAGYVIVGTVEYGVTDVKPVQIGAREAKEIEINIEEIEDAAEIARKIEEYADDNLIFTANITGTNRNKIVVNVDAIEEDLGGKFWRLRVQNKSRMLANETGASPEHSSILISGQFVELMEEKISNAKDEEERKLYEEALQLGLEAFYDPDVIT; encoded by the coding sequence ATGAAATTTCTACATACTTCTGATATTCATTTAGGCGCTAAGTTTGAAATACTTGGCGAGAAAGCAAATGAACAGCGTGAACAGTTAAGACAGACCTTTTCCGATATTGTGAACCTCGCGATAAGCGAAAAGGTTAACCTGTTTTTGGTTGCGGGAGATTTGTTTGATTCAAACCACCCCTCCCAAAAGAATATAGACTTTGTAAAAGGCGAGTTTGCGCGTCTAAATACCGCCGGTATTAGAGTGTGCCTTATACCCGGTAATCACGATTTTAAACTCGGAGACAAAAAAGACTTAGGCAAGCATTTTTCCGGTCTTGAGAAAGAGGGTGTATTTTTGTTTACCGACTCAGAGGGCACTAAGACCTATTTTGAAGATATAAATACAGAGGTATATGCCAAAGCTAATACGACCAACAAGTCAGCTGAAAGCCCAATGGTAAAAACAGATAACCAGCGCCAAGCTGAAAAGATTATTATGGCGCATGGTGGAGTTGTGGGACAAGCAAAGAGTCCCGATTGGCCAATTAGTTCAAAAGAGATAGAAGAAAGCGGAGCTGATTATGTCGCGCTTGGAGACTGGCACTCTCTTAGAGAAGAAAGCAAAGGAGGTGTTACAGCGTATTACTCCGGTTCTCCTGAGATGTTGTCCATAAGCCAGAGTGGCGCCGGTTATGTAATAGTTGGCACTGTAGAGTATGGTGTTACAGATGTTAAGCCGGTACAAATAGGAGCCCGCGAGGCAAAAGAGATTGAGATAAACATTGAGGAGATAGAAGATGCGGCTGAGATAGCGCGCAAAATAGAAGAGTACGCGGATGATAATCTTATTTTTACCGCAAACATAACAGGCACTAATCGGAATAAGATTGTAGTTAATGTTGATGCGATTGAGGAAGACCTCGGGGGTAAGTTTTGGCGCTTGCGCGTACAAAACAAAAGCCGCATGCTCGCAAATGAGACCGGCGCTTCACCTGAACATTCTTCCATATTAATAAGCGGACAGTTTGTGGAACTTATGGAAGAAAAAATAAGTAACGCGAAAGATGAAGAAGAAAGGAAGCTATATGAAGAGGCGTTGCAACTGGGTTTGGAGGCATTTTATGACCCGGATGTAATAACTTGA
- the dnaB gene encoding replicative DNA helicase has product MPNSSKNDRLPPQDIDAEMSVLGSILMDKDSLFKVADLLNSSDFYLNTHGVIYETMLELSEKGQPLDILSVSSKLKEKKKLDDIGGKSALTKLVNSVPSAMHVAHYADLVHKKSLLRKMIQASYDIGQLGYREDEDVDVLLDEAEKQVFQISQRINSQSFYPLKHNLEEAFERIDNLHKNSGIMRGVPTGFTDLDNYLAGLQKSDLVILAARPSLGKSALAMDIVRHVAVEQKVPVGVFSLEMSRDQVVDRLIASEAGVDLWRLRTGKLSSKGEHNDFTKIQNALGSLSEAPVYIDDGLVSSVLQMRAMARRLQAERGLGLLVVDYLQLIQPRSISDNMVQQITEISRSLKSLARELNVPVLALSQLSRAVEQRPDRTPKLSDLRDSGSIEQDADVVLFISRDVRNEEDNIAEIHIAKHRNGPTGKVELFFDRKAASFKNLDKKLYANYTPPPMPDSEDEIDVGDIPS; this is encoded by the coding sequence ATGCCAAACTCTTCCAAAAACGACCGCCTTCCACCACAGGATATTGACGCAGAAATGTCTGTACTCGGATCCATTTTAATGGACAAGGATTCTCTTTTTAAAGTGGCGGATCTTTTGAACTCAAGCGATTTTTACTTAAATACACACGGGGTAATTTACGAAACAATGCTGGAGCTGTCTGAAAAAGGACAGCCACTTGATATACTTAGTGTCAGCAGTAAATTGAAGGAAAAAAAGAAGCTCGATGATATAGGCGGAAAAAGCGCTCTAACCAAGCTTGTGAATTCCGTACCCTCTGCAATGCATGTTGCACACTATGCCGACCTGGTTCACAAAAAATCTCTTCTCAGAAAGATGATACAGGCATCATACGACATAGGACAGCTGGGTTACAGAGAAGACGAAGATGTTGATGTACTTTTAGACGAAGCGGAAAAACAGGTATTTCAAATATCCCAAAGAATAAATTCCCAGAGTTTCTATCCGCTTAAACACAATCTTGAAGAAGCGTTTGAAAGAATTGACAACCTGCACAAAAACTCAGGAATAATGCGCGGCGTACCTACAGGGTTTACAGACCTAGACAACTATCTCGCGGGGCTTCAAAAATCAGACCTGGTGATACTCGCGGCCCGACCGTCTCTTGGTAAATCGGCCTTAGCTATGGATATAGTGCGCCACGTTGCTGTTGAGCAAAAAGTTCCAGTCGGTGTATTCAGTCTTGAGATGAGCCGCGACCAGGTAGTAGACAGACTTATTGCCTCAGAAGCAGGTGTGGACCTCTGGAGGCTTCGCACGGGGAAGCTATCTTCCAAAGGAGAACACAATGACTTTACTAAGATACAAAATGCTCTTGGAAGCCTATCAGAAGCCCCTGTTTACATTGACGACGGACTAGTATCCTCTGTCCTTCAAATGCGCGCTATGGCAAGAAGGTTGCAAGCGGAACGCGGCTTAGGACTGCTTGTGGTAGACTACCTCCAGCTTATCCAACCCAGGAGCATAAGTGATAACATGGTCCAACAAATAACCGAGATATCACGCTCGCTAAAATCCCTTGCGCGAGAATTAAATGTGCCTGTTCTGGCTTTGAGTCAGCTATCACGAGCGGTAGAACAAAGACCTGACAGAACGCCAAAGCTTTCAGATCTTAGAGATTCGGGGTCCATAGAACAGGATGCCGACGTTGTGTTATTTATATCCCGCGATGTACGAAACGAAGAGGATAATATAGCAGAAATACATATAGCAAAGCACAGAAACGGACCAACAGGAAAAGTTGAGTTATTTTTTGACAGAAAAGCTGCGTCATTCAAAAACCTGGACAAAAAGTTGTACGCCAACTATACCCCGCCGCCAATGCCGGATAGCGAAGATGAGATAGATGTCGGGGATATACCGAGTTAA
- a CDS encoding GtrA family protein gives MQEKTQNQEDVKSKSVHFNRADIVGSLVIGEAIAWLLFVVGSVNVAEMPLPAGVVTTFSTLQGALMLAVVLPILAVAGMYSAYFIAKKVAILYQAAKFAMVGALNTFLDLGVLNLLILVTGISAGTMFSVFKGASFIVAALNSYAWNKWWTFESKQEKIGKEFTQFMSVSVIGFFLNVGTATLTVNVVGPQFGITPKLWASIGALLGTVVVFVWNFVGYKFWVFRKDS, from the coding sequence ATGCAAGAAAAAACTCAAAATCAAGAAGATGTTAAATCAAAAAGTGTACACTTCAATAGGGCAGACATAGTAGGAAGTTTAGTTATAGGAGAGGCCATAGCGTGGCTTTTGTTTGTAGTAGGTAGTGTGAATGTGGCAGAAATGCCTCTTCCCGCGGGTGTTGTAACTACGTTTTCAACGTTACAGGGAGCTTTAATGCTCGCGGTTGTTTTACCCATTTTAGCTGTTGCGGGTATGTACTCTGCGTATTTTATAGCTAAAAAAGTAGCTATTTTATACCAGGCTGCAAAATTTGCTATGGTGGGAGCTTTAAATACATTTTTAGATCTCGGTGTTTTAAACCTACTTATACTTGTTACAGGAATTAGCGCGGGCACCATGTTTAGCGTGTTTAAAGGAGCATCTTTTATAGTTGCGGCTTTGAACAGTTACGCGTGGAACAAGTGGTGGACATTTGAAAGCAAGCAAGAAAAGATCGGAAAAGAATTTACTCAATTTATGTCTGTTAGTGTTATAGGATTCTTTTTGAATGTTGGTACAGCAACCTTGACCGTGAATGTTGTAGGTCCGCAATTTGGAATTACCCCAAAACTATGGGCAAGCATAGGAGCGCTTTTGGGAACTGTGGTTGTTTTTGTCTGGAACTTTGTAGGGTATAAGTTTTGGGTTTTTCGAAAAGATTCTTAG
- the recR gene encoding recombination mediator RecR produces the protein MLPKPLQELQQIFEKFPGIGPRQASRFSFFLLKQPPEELERMADAIKSLTKEVGLCNTCYLPASGSTSCVVCSDNKRDNSIIYIVEKESDAIAMEDAKMFNGTYLVLGENISPIGKSDAAKERLRTFLKKVKNENNIKEVVLALNNTREGNFTTMYIEEMFKKNIEGAEVKLTRLGRGLSTGSELEYADEETLRNAFENRR, from the coding sequence ATGTTACCCAAACCCTTACAAGAACTACAACAAATTTTTGAAAAATTCCCGGGAATAGGTCCGCGCCAAGCGAGCCGTTTTTCTTTTTTTCTTTTAAAGCAGCCACCTGAAGAATTGGAACGGATGGCAGACGCGATAAAATCACTTACGAAAGAGGTTGGTTTATGCAACACATGTTACCTGCCGGCTTCGGGAAGCACCTCATGTGTTGTCTGTTCTGACAATAAACGCGATAACTCAATTATTTATATAGTTGAAAAAGAAAGCGATGCTATAGCCATGGAAGATGCGAAAATGTTTAATGGAACCTATCTTGTTTTAGGGGAAAACATATCTCCAATAGGAAAGAGTGACGCAGCAAAAGAAAGATTACGCACATTTTTAAAAAAAGTAAAAAATGAAAACAACATAAAGGAAGTTGTGCTGGCGCTAAACAATACCCGGGAGGGAAATTTTACAACAATGTACATTGAAGAGATGTTCAAAAAAAACATAGAAGGTGCAGAGGTGAAACTAACACGCCTGGGGCGGGGGCTTTCAACCGGAAGCGAACTTGAATACGCGGATGAAGAAACACTGAGGAATGCGTTTGAGAATAGAAGATAA
- a CDS encoding AAA family ATPase, translating into MYIKSLQLNNFKKFRDTKVDFPADITVLKGNNEAGKSTVREALVAALFFDPTSSNVPQYIKDHQSWHTEDLYQLNISFESGGENYILEKDFEKQRVFLKNIDGDILSHDFREVSAKLEELGGYSSKELFGNLSVIFRDSLILDSKDKKKIVERMRDMVAGTSSGASISQILKKLKKGFEDLTKGLDASRPVKRENYGKIKMIEENIKELRGNLDDMKKRLSEKEQAQVIFKEFEEKLNGLEKEKDLAQREYDANKQYFIALQESEKVGKELDSVLEDVNAFDILSKEAQELQSKIKETKPVTDKELERMEDATSKIRLNRDRLEELNSRISELKDHKLTKYYPSARLTFGVSFALILLGLLGFVFKVFFVSWILLGLFAAYMFISGKYSESVGLKDLEGEKEKREKDLKEYEKELEGMLSEFNLESPAHAHEHNKHIQEMKLRLESIDKQQKTLLRGKDIKQFLQKKKELERQLGIEQAKITEEQKTEPPTTKRQHELERQLEELDKEIKKTNNKYLEAKARLEGQNISQEDITETEEKISALKTSLERLKRRAELYVVVKDVLQEAQSRSLKKTREALERMMSEYIGQITSEKYTEVRLDDEFNLEVFSPEKDDYVDVSVLSTGAIDQLYIVSRFAFVQLLYNPSIPGQTGADTQNTDGVEGLKYLRRPVMLLDDPFVNFDEERKDNMRHVLKRLSHDFQIVLFTASPGYDTWGAVVEI; encoded by the coding sequence ATGTATATTAAATCCTTACAATTAAATAACTTTAAAAAATTTAGGGATACTAAAGTGGATTTTCCCGCGGATATTACTGTTTTGAAAGGAAACAACGAAGCGGGTAAATCAACCGTGCGTGAGGCGCTTGTAGCCGCCTTATTTTTTGACCCCACATCTTCAAATGTTCCCCAGTATATAAAAGATCACCAGAGCTGGCATACAGAAGATCTTTATCAGTTGAATATTTCTTTTGAGTCAGGCGGTGAAAACTATATTTTAGAGAAAGATTTTGAAAAACAGCGCGTATTTTTGAAAAATATAGATGGCGATATTTTGTCTCATGATTTTAGAGAGGTTTCAGCCAAGTTAGAAGAATTAGGCGGTTATTCCAGTAAAGAGCTGTTTGGTAATTTGTCTGTGATTTTTAGAGATAGTCTTATTTTAGACAGTAAGGATAAGAAAAAAATAGTTGAGCGCATGCGTGATATGGTGGCAGGCACATCAAGCGGTGCTTCCATATCGCAGATATTAAAAAAGTTAAAAAAAGGGTTTGAGGACCTCACAAAAGGGCTTGACGCGTCCCGCCCGGTTAAGCGCGAGAATTACGGAAAAATTAAAATGATTGAGGAGAATATAAAAGAGTTACGCGGCAATCTTGATGATATGAAAAAACGCCTTAGCGAAAAAGAGCAGGCTCAGGTAATATTTAAAGAATTTGAAGAAAAGCTCAATGGTCTGGAAAAAGAAAAAGATCTTGCTCAGCGTGAATACGATGCCAACAAGCAGTATTTTATTGCTTTGCAAGAGTCAGAAAAAGTAGGAAAGGAGTTGGACAGCGTTCTTGAAGATGTAAACGCGTTTGACATACTTAGCAAAGAGGCGCAAGAGCTGCAGTCTAAAATTAAAGAAACTAAGCCTGTTACAGATAAGGAGTTGGAAAGAATGGAAGATGCAACAAGCAAGATAAGGCTTAATCGTGACAGGCTTGAGGAGCTAAACTCACGGATATCGGAACTTAAAGACCACAAACTTACAAAGTATTACCCTTCCGCGCGCCTAACTTTTGGTGTGAGTTTTGCGCTTATATTACTGGGTCTTTTGGGTTTCGTTTTTAAAGTATTTTTTGTCTCTTGGATTTTACTGGGATTGTTTGCAGCGTATATGTTTATATCCGGAAAATATTCGGAATCGGTAGGTTTAAAAGATCTTGAGGGGGAAAAGGAGAAAAGAGAAAAAGATCTAAAGGAATATGAAAAAGAACTTGAAGGGATGCTTTCAGAATTTAATTTGGAGAGTCCGGCACATGCACATGAGCATAATAAGCACATACAAGAAATGAAACTCCGGCTTGAAAGTATAGATAAACAGCAAAAAACTTTATTACGCGGAAAAGACATAAAGCAATTTCTTCAAAAAAAGAAAGAACTTGAGCGTCAGCTTGGAATAGAACAGGCGAAAATAACAGAAGAGCAAAAAACAGAGCCCCCAACTACGAAACGGCAACATGAACTGGAGCGCCAACTTGAAGAGTTGGATAAGGAAATAAAAAAGACGAATAACAAATACCTGGAAGCAAAAGCGCGCCTTGAGGGACAAAATATATCACAGGAGGACATAACAGAGACAGAAGAAAAAATATCTGCTCTCAAAACATCTTTGGAGCGTTTAAAGCGCCGGGCCGAATTATATGTGGTAGTGAAAGACGTTTTGCAGGAGGCTCAGTCCCGCTCTCTTAAAAAAACACGCGAAGCCCTGGAACGCATGATGTCAGAGTATATAGGGCAGATAACCTCTGAAAAATATACGGAGGTACGGCTTGACGACGAATTTAACCTGGAGGTATTTAGCCCCGAAAAAGATGATTATGTGGATGTTAGTGTACTTTCAACCGGGGCTATTGACCAGCTCTACATAGTTAGTCGTTTTGCTTTTGTACAACTTTTATATAATCCCTCTATCCCGGGACAGACCGGGGCGGATACACAAAACACAGATGGCGTGGAGGGCTTAAAATATTTACGCCGACCCGTAATGCTTTTGGACGACCCATTTGTTAATTTTGACGAGGAAAGAAAAGATAATATGCGGCATGTACTTAAGAGATTATCCCATGATTTTCAAATAGTTTTGTTTACCGCATCGCCAGGTTATGACACTTGGGGTGCGGTGGTAGAGATTTGA